The DNA region atatataataattctctatattaataattttatttgtatttcaattttatcaatcaaaatatttaacaaaatatagattaatttatttatattatattataacatttttcataatataattacGTTATTCTTCCaccacaaataaaaaattattagtaaatatttaagatattatcattaattttaataattgaaaaataattcaaaaaacataattaaaaatttaatttttaaaaacaattttggaCCGGCTCGTTGTGACAAGGCTTGGCCCAATCTAATACTATAGAGTTAGGTCTAACCCTACATATATTGAACCAGATTATGAGCCTCATATTTCTCATGAGTCAATCTAACTAATAAGACCCTCTATTATATGAGCCTTAAGTTTAACCTGGCCCACTATCACCGTCTCTAATTGTAGTATTAATCTTAATCATACTTATTAAATAATGGTATCCTTAgatcttaataatattaatagccACAACAATAATATTACATCTTTGACTAAAATTGCAATGTTGAGAAGGAgaggaaatttttaaaatggagATAATTCACCATAGAATTATTACTCAGAACACGAAATTTCATAGGAAGATCAAAGATAAACTAAGGCAActgtaattattttaagaaaatagagGGTTCAAAGCCgtaaattaacattaattatttatccaGTTCCATAATGGTGCTTAGATTTAATGGGTTCATATATTTGGTTGAGCCAGTCACCATCTGCTTGACAATGAGCCTGACTGCACGTTCACTAGGATGAAAAGCGTCCCAAAATACATGGCTATTCCTGTTTGCGCagagaaaagagaaagttgTACAAAGTCCGAGTCCATTGTAAGGTCCTTGCCCACAGCATGCTACATTTGAAGTCTCAAAACCTGCCCCACCAATCACAAACAAATAAACgttttatttagtttagtgAATAGTAATCTTAGTCAGGCATGGAGTCTAAGTTAACAAACCATATCTTTTTGGGTTGTCGATGATGTCCATGTTCATATCAAATGCATTAGAGGAAATGAAAATATGAGAGCCGACGTTTGTGTTGAGGTCTTGAAGCAATTGGACAAGCAGAGGATTGTAAATTGCCTTCGCTTGTTGGGGCTCCCCCACACATTCTCCTCTCAGGCTGCCCTCCAAAGCTAACTCAGCAGGAACACAGCCCAATTGTCCAACCCCTGTCACGATCACCCTGCGTGCTCCTAAGCCATACAGCCTCCGCGATACCAGATAAAAATTTATCCCCCAATAAATATTACGCATCAATATGTAAAAACTTCTTGATGAATATATACCAAAAGGATCCTCTTATACTCGTTGATGAGATATCTGCAGTAGTGTGGGATAGTGTATTGGCTTCTTCTAGGAGTGAAAGGTGACAAAAAATAGTTATTAACAAAGTCATTGCCACCGAGCGTCATGAGGACCAGTGCTTTGCTCACTAGCTCCTCTGCCGGGCCTTGTCCAACGATCCCACTTAGCCTTTCTTGGTACTCTCCAAACAACTCCAACTGTCTATGGATTCCTAGTATGTTGAGCtgtaaaatgcaattttttaattatttcaccGATCAGTATATCCCAATTAAGAGCAATTtgcaaattgaatttaaattgggTGGCTTACAAACTGAAGTCCTGTGTCGTTGAGAATCCCAACTCCAGCCGAAGCAAAGTTGGCTCCTGTTAGTAGTTTTTGGCCAGTGAGCTCAGGGCTCAAGTAAGGCAGCGGCGCTTCAATACCGATGGACTCACCTAAACATACACATTGTTTGTGTTAATGTAGGAAAGcattaatttgaaagaaaaaattagaggTAAATGTGAGCTACTGATAACATCAGGGAGGTTTAGACCATCGGAGAAGCGGCCAGTTGGTGTGTGGGTTGGATAGTCAATGCCATAAGGTGGATAATCAGCACGAGCAGTGGTGGCTAAGTAGTTATTATTGCCACTGTCAACAAACGAGTAGCCGAACACAAAGAAAGCGCGAGCTGCCTCAGCTTGACGTGCAACTCTCCCCATTACAATCGCTGGGACAAAAACAGTGATCATCAGGTTAACGAGGAAAATCCTTAGCATGGTGTCAAAAAGGCCACTAGCTATCTCTCTACATCAGAGAACTTTGAAGTTATATCTCTGATTGACAAATTGTTGAGATGGTTTCATTTTTATAAGGGAACGACTGGAAGGTGTTGGCAATAAATGCAGTGTCTCTACAGTCGAAACATGATGAAACGCACGATGCAAGTGAGATATATATTTGGTGCgaagttaattaaatatcagATATAGCGTACAGCTCAtgttttccttcatttttcttttcataactGCAGCTTCATTGTATAATTTGTTCTTCTGATCAGATTGTCATCTCCATCATAATTGTGGGAGATTAATTCTAACTTGAACAAAAATAATGCTGCAGCCTTAATAAAACTTATCATAATTCGAGGGCAAACTTTATATTCGAGTTGATTTAATGATGCGAGGTGAATTCACGTCAGGCACCTTCAATGCctgttaatttattattctgaaatggccaaaagacttattcccaccaaaggtgcagtgaaaattcaaattcataccatccaactttcaaaaatttaaacacttacttataaataaatttttgttaaaaatctcaactAAGGTTAGGgtgaaatcattatttataaaaatttaaaaaaattaaagttttattatatttttctctataaatttaaatatctcatAATTTCTTCCtcaatccaaagtttaaaaagtgacaaataccTTATAGAGtttgttcttcttctctccGACAACGATTCATCATCTCCGGTTGTCGGTTGCCCTCCTTTCTGTCTTATCactctctctcaatctctcttcctttctttttcgacCATCTTAAAtcaagacaaagatgaaattattttcttttagatgAAAATAAAGACTATTTGTCTTCATCgcaattaaaaaggaaaaaaaaaaagactaaaggGAGAGATAAGACATGAGAGGAAGATCAATGGTTGAAAATTGTAAATCAACACAAAAGAGAAGTAGAAAAtctctaaaaaatatttcattttttttaactttgggttgagagaaaaattataaattttttaataaatatttgagtttaaaaaaattggaaggGTATGGATTTGGATACCCACCTTCCCCGGGGTGGAATGAGTGTTATGGCCTTTTGAAAATCAGTGTGGGGCCGGTGGGGGCCGTGCTGAATTACAGATTTAagatatgaattaattaatactaGTAATAAGGTCAGCACTGCTAATTAATATGGATTTATTACGATATTAATACAGAAGTTCTATATACGATATATTGGTTCATATATTACATTAAATTACAGGGCGCATCATACCAAATCAATCGAGGTCCTTTCTAATTCCTTGCTCTTTGACATAAATTCACACTTTGGAATATAACATGTAAAGTTCTTCTATTTCTAGTGCCATTGGGTGGCTTTTCTAGCCAACTTCCAACATTGTTTTGGTGGCTTTCTGGCATTGTTCTCCAATTTTGAAGTCATTCTCTAATCTTCTCGACCTTTGACTTATTTTTGAGGAAGGGCAAATCATTAATTAACTTCAGTAAAGACAAAAAAGATATTTCTGTcatttcacaaattttataaaaataattaacagattttattaataaatatctaTTCTCTTTGTTAGGGGCAAAATCTGCAAGCTGCCCTTGTTTTCATGGAAGCTCTACTTTAGTATCCTAATTAATAGAAACATAAATATGTAGATAGTTGCAAATCATATCGTACCCTTTATTAAAGTTAGCTCTGGCTAATATTTTGATCCAATATTATTAACCTCTCAAACTTATTTCCTTTTGTGGAGGGATAGATGGCCTTAAGCTCTTTAGCACAGTGAGGTTGAATTGCTTTACAGATTGTAAGGCAACTTTTTCCTTCTGTAAATGAATGTCCTTTTCCTGCTGCGTAAGGGTGGATTCAGGCTGAGTCGAACTCGAACACCCCTAGCGTTAGTTCGGCTCTCATTAAAAATGAGCTAaagaatttgagtcaaactaaatcaagttaaatcaatttttgagaCTGAGTCTGCTTGGTTATATCTAgactatattaaaaattagaaatcaTCTCATTTATACGTCcagttgaaatatttaaaaaatgacctcTGTATTTAGATAA from Mangifera indica cultivar Alphonso chromosome 8, CATAS_Mindica_2.1, whole genome shotgun sequence includes:
- the LOC123223429 gene encoding GDSL esterase/lipase At4g28780-like, whose translation is MITVFVPAIVMGRVARQAEAARAFFVFGYSFVDSGNNNYLATTARADYPPYGIDYPTHTPTGRFSDGLNLPDVISESIGIEAPLPYLSPELTGQKLLTGANFASAGVGILNDTGLQFLNILGIHRQLELFGEYQERLSGIVGQGPAEELVSKALVLMTLGGNDFVNNYFLSPFTPRRSQYTIPHYCRYLINEYKRILLRLYGLGARRVIVTGVGQLGCVPAELALEGSLRGECVGEPQQAKAIYNPLLVQLLQDLNTNVGSHIFISSNAFDMNMDIIDNPKRYGFETSNVACCGQGPYNGLGLCTTFSFLCANRNSHVFWDAFHPSERAVRLIVKQMVTGSTKYMNPLNLSTIMELDK